In a single window of the Papaver somniferum cultivar HN1 chromosome 8, ASM357369v1, whole genome shotgun sequence genome:
- the LOC113302525 gene encoding CDGSH iron-sulfur domain-containing protein NEET-like has protein sequence MASSMVNVFGARVSYNPSPMKGVITRSVSTTTRANSVSIRAEAINPDIRKTEDKVVDAVVVTELSKPLTAYCRCWRSGTFPLCDGGHVKHNKATGDNVLNKAWMELRSEKSRKVVESR, from the exons ATGGCATCATCAATGGTCAATGTGTTCGGGGCCAGAGTATCATACAACCCATCACCAATGAAGGGTGTAATTACAAGATCAGTTTCAACAACAACGAGAGCTAATAGTGTTAGTATCAGAGCAGAAGCGATAAACCCTGATATAAGAAAGACAGAAGACAAAGTAGTGGACGCTGTAGTGGTCACTGAATTATCAAAACCCCTCACTGCCTATTGCAG GTGTTGGAGGTCAGGGACATTCCCATTATGTGATGGAGGTCATGTGAAACATAACAAAGCTACTGGTGATAAC gttctaaataaagcttggatggaattgcggagcgaaaagagcagaaaagtggtggaaagtCGATAG